The sequence AATATGCTTGCTAACACAGCAGTAAGGTACAATTTCGCACATGATAAGAAGATATCTGAGGAATCCTATGCAGAAATGTTCAGAAATCTTATGTGCCTATTGGGAAGCCCAATCTACACTGTTCGAAGACTCACTGCCAGGtgcatttataataacttTGCTTTTGAAGTTGTGCACACTGCCTTACAGGAACACAAATATATGACTGAGAATTACTTGCATGGATGCCTTATATTGACATCTATTTATCGCAAACAATTTGCATCAACTAGTTTGTATGAAACACAATTTGGCGAATTGGAAGAGTTATTTACAAAAGCAATGGAGGGCAAAAATACttcgtttataaataaagcaaTCTTTGATGAGACTTTCTGTAAGGAAACAAATATAGTAGAAGTTTTTGACGAACTTGGAAAGAACAAGCATGCACCTGGGATTCACTTGTGGGTAAATATGCATGTGAAGAGGCTTATAAATGAGTCTAAATGGGAAGATATTCCTGCCATTTTACAAATGTTACTGAAACAGACTGATATGGAAGATTATTGTGAATATTTGTATCTGAGGATTACAAGGGAGATGGATGAATCTAGGAATGTTGTGCAGGAAATAAGTGAACATCTTCTCAAGTTTGAAAATGCCTATAATAGTTGTGTGGTATGGAAAATCCTTCATAAGATATCATCAAAGATCACTGTTGATAAAGAAGATGCAGCCAAACTGGTGCAACATCTCAGTAACAACCCTGTTCCTTATAGAATAAGGTTTATAATTCCATTTATGGCTTCAGTTATTCAATCAGTTGAAGATAAAGTTTATGTGAAATTGTTGGCTGAACATATTTTTGCACTTACTGAGCAAGATTGCGAAATGAGATACATAGCAGCTTTAGCCACCAATGAATTGGGCAAAAACATCAGCTGTTTGTCAGATGAAGTCAAAATAGTAGCCATAAAAACTGCAGTTATTCTTCTACAAGATGAAGATGAAGATATAAGAaatttaagtattaatttCTTTGGCCATGTCGGGCAAATCAAGGCAGCACCACACCCTGCAATTACCATTAAAAGGGTAATGTCTGAAGAGTTCTTATCAAATGTACTAAAGGAACCAAAGAGATATATTCCGATTTTGCACCATGACATTAATCTTGCCCTGTGTAGCTATTCAAAAACTGGCCAAGAGATTGACGAGTACAACCCTTTTGCACATGATTCCAAAAACATTTACATTGAAGTAGATGTGATCCAACATTTCTTGGACAATTTAAAACACATTGATGTTGATTAAATTTTTAAGCTGTATTTGAGTTTCTatctttatatattatttataaatcaatcttaaatttaaattgtaaGAATAATGTACAAGATAATGATACTAACAATGAAGAGCATGAAGAGTCACTCATCATAGAAGTACTTCTGCGGAGGGGTGGTGTCGTCGATCTGGATGGAGACAATGTGGCGACCCGGCACCATCACCAGCCCCAGCACTCGGGGCTCCTCCGTCTCACCATCACTGTTCTTTAGGTATTCCGAACAGGCACCTGTAAACATAAAATCAATGAAAGGTAAGTTGCTATGCCACAGGAACGTTTTCATTCTGTGTGTGTATTACAAAGGTGAAAGTTTGTGGGTATGTTGAATGTTACTATTGTTTGCAAAAAGTACTGAATGGATTCAGATGTATCTTtacagtaggtattattataacaaagcGGAATCAAATGTAGGCTACTTTTTGACTTGGAATTCCAactagtaaaattataacaaaactTGAGGGAAAAGCTAGAAATAGGTATAATCAGTCTTCAAGTTCCATTAATTGGAATTGTTAAATTTTTACCCAGAATGACATTAGCATCTCGGTCAGTACAAAGGAATACTCCAATTAAGACTCTGCCGTCAGTAATTTCAACCCGGAAATTCATGTTCAGCCATTTCATTAGCTTCGCCTTCCCATCAGTTACATCAATATCCTGAAAAATCAAATGGTCTAATAAAGATATAGCTGCACTAAGGGTATAACTACACTTCTTACAATGTTTGTGGTATCTAAGTACCTTGGATATAAGCAAGTTTCAATAAAGTACAAAATCGTTTCGATAAAGTACAAAGTGTGCAGGAAAAATGAAGTGAAATGAAATatacaatgaaaatattatttaatatactaaGTTACCTTAGTAGAATCAGAAGTGGTGTCTAGGACAGCGGTATTACTCATTATTACAGTttaatgttattgttttaGGAGACAGAAATATTGTACAATTTATTACAGTACCTATTGAATTtctgaaaaatgaaaatagtCAACTGTCAAAACAAACTATCACAGACAAAGACACAGagcaagaaaaataaaaatattaaaggcGCGTCGGCgcctttaatatttttgtgtcGACACCATCGGACACGGCTTacggacgcggctgtcagccgcgactgaTAAGTGTGCACGgtcggttctaccttttttggtctaagatttatttgccgaATCTCACATTGCATAGTAAcatttggtcaaagtctcgtttcgccgaaaatcgtatggcataaatctcttttagtaaaaagttatttagcataatcttgtttagcctaataatggtaatggccaaatcttgaatagcctaataatgctatggcataggttatacaaagtaataatattcgtttggctttaactttgatggagcgtctccctacatagcgcaaactggtgccttgtattgtgaccgctatgtgggaaacactccgctccgcttcgctgcgctccgctttgcttttgacgaacatgtgcacctaacacgctcctcctcgctttgctcgtcgtcgcaccaatcattaggtttcgatcccatggggtttaatggcgtttgtaataattataatggtcattcactttcgacatttttatcattcaatatcgtgattttcgagATGTGGGAGAAAAATACCAGAATTTGtacataaatttacaaatatacctaatcttaataaatactatattaagtatttattaagattaTATTAGGgaaaacaagattataccaatacgaacaatttgagcaaacgaggcttaggtgtttcaagtttgtgccaaaagagttttagacgaaacgagccttataataataataataataataataataataatataataataataaaaatctttattgcgCAAAAGAAATGTTACATATTTACTATATACTAAACAAGGTATTATACTTAAACTATATCTATGCACACGTCTGAATTGGACATTAATCACAAGGAGCAGGGGTCCCCAAACTAGGCTCAGCCCGTATCTTGGGGTACCAAAAATGACTTGACTAAAgtgaatttatattaattagtaAAACATAAACAGTGTAACTATGTCACACAagagtgaaataaaatttcaaaaacaaaacaaaacataaaattatcttaaacAGTCTTCTTGTTATGGTAACtaattatagaaataaaatcttaaataaaatctttaaatcaATCAATAGATAATGCTGGTAATAATTCTACGAGTACCTATTATAGGAT is a genomic window of Plutella xylostella chromosome 18, ilPluXylo3.1, whole genome shotgun sequence containing:
- the LOC105388244 gene encoding N-alpha-acetyltransferase 38-B, NatC auxiliary subunit: MSNTAVLDTTSDSTKDIDVTDGKAKLMKWLNMNFRVEITDGRVLIGVFLCTDRDANVILGACSEYLKNSDGETEEPRVLGLVMVPGRHIVSIQIDDTTPPQKYFYDE